In one window of Arachis ipaensis cultivar K30076 chromosome B06, Araip1.1, whole genome shotgun sequence DNA:
- the LOC107646625 gene encoding pentatricopeptide repeat-containing protein At3g63370, chloroplastic-like produces MVSMNRTRLRLWYIKFLPHSIFQRLYLPFKNPTIQTFVSQAAVDLTSQYSTQPSISYSNLLSQCVATKSLHLGMVVHAHMIKFGFSNNQSLKNHLVTMYSKCHHFGVARKLVDQSAEPDLVSWSALISGFVQNGLVNEALSALSDMCMLGVKCNEFTFPSVLKACSIKKDLNMGKKVHGMTVVTGFDSDGFVANALVVMYAKCGQLGESRRLFGTIEERNVVLWNALFSCYMQSDFYVEAVDLFRDMVQRGVRPNEFSLSIILNACAGLRDGGLGRMLHGILLKLGHDSDQFSKNALVDMYAKAGESKDAVAVFREIKHPDIVSWNAVIAGCVLHECNDLALMLLDEMKSSGTCPNLFTFSSALKCCAAMGLKDLGRQLHSSLLKIDTNSDLFSAVGLIDMYSKCEMMDDARRAFELMPKKDIIAWNALISGYSLCGDDLEAVSLFAKLHHEDTDFNQTTLSTVLKSVASLMAIKMCKQLHALSIKYGIYSDFYVINSLLDGYGKCNYIGEASKIFEERTWEDLVAYTSMITAYSQYGDGEEALKLYLQMQHADIKPDAFVCSSLLNACSNLSAYEQGKQLHVHTIKFGFMSDIFASNSLVNMYAKCGSIEDAGRAFSEIPKRGIVSWSAMIGGLAQHGQGKQALQLFSQMLEDGVPPNHITLVSVLYACNHCGLVNEGKQYFETMEEKFGIKPTQEHYACMIDLLGRSGKLNEAMELVNSISFEADASVWGALLGAARIHKNVEVGQKAAEMLFGLEPEKSGTXXXXXXXXCKG; encoded by the coding sequence ATGGTGTCAATGAACAGAACCCGTCTAAGGCTTTGGTATATTAAATTTTTGCCTCACTCAATTTTCCAACGCTTGTACCTCCCGTTCAAGAACCCAACCATTCAAACCTTTGTTTCACAAGCCGCTGTAGATTTAACATCTCAATACTCCACACAACCCTCAATATCCTACTCCAACCTGTTGTCTCAATGTGTTGCCACTAAGTCCCTCCATTTAGGCATGGTGGTCCATGCCCATATGATCAAATTTGGGTTTTCCAACAACCAAAGCCTAAAGAACCACCTTGTGACAATGTATTCCAAGTGTCACCATTTTGGGGTTGCCCGTAAGTTGGTTGATCAAAGTGCTGAACCAGATTTGGTTTCTTGGTCTGCTTTAATATCTGGGTTTGTGCAGAATGGGCTTGTTAATGAAGCTCTTTCAGCCTTGAGTGACATGTGCATGTTGGGTGTTAAGTGCAATGAGTTCACATTCCCTAGCGTCCTTAAGGCATGCTCCATCAAGAAGGACTTGAACATGGGCAAGAAGGTTCATGGGATGACTGTGGTGACAGGTTTTGATTCTGATGGCTTTGTTGCTAATGCTTTGGTTGTTATGTATGCCAAGTGTGGGCAGCTAGGTGAGTCTAGGAGATTATTTGGCACAATAGAGGAAAGAAATGTTGTTTTGTGGAATGCCTTGTTCTCCTGTTATATGCAGAGTGATTTCTATGTCGAAGCAGTGGATTTGTTCAGGGACATGGTTCAGAGAGGAGTGAGGCCTAATGAATTTAGCCTTTCGATCATATTGAATGCCTGTGCTGGACTGCGGGATGGTGGTCTAGGAAGGATGCTTCATGGGATTTTGCTGAAGTTGGGACACGATTCAGATCAATTTTCCAAAAATGCATTAGTTGACATGTATGCAAAAGCTGGGGAGAGTAAAGATGCTGTTGCTGTTTTTCGAGAAATTAAGCACCCTGATATTGTGTCTTGGAATGCAGTTATTGCTGGTTGTGTTCTTCATGAGTGTAATGATTTAGCTTTGATGCTTTTGGATGAGATGAAAAGCTCTGGAACTTGTCCTAATTTGTTTACCTTCTCGAGTGCTCTAAAGTGCTGTGCTGCAATGGGGTTGAAGGATTTGGGCAGGCAGTTACATTCTAGTTTGTTAAAGATAGATACTAATTCAGATTTATTTTCTGCAGTTGGGCTAATAGACATGTATTCAAAATGTGAAATGATGGATGATGCTAGAAGAGCTTTTGAACTGATGCCAAAGAAGGATATCATTGCATGGAATGCTTTGATTTCTGGTTACTCACTTTGTGGTGATGACTTAGAAGCAGTCTCCCTTTTTGCTAAATTGCATCATGAGGATACAGATTTCAACCAAACTACTTTATCAACTGTTCTCAAATCCGTTGCCAGCTTGATGGCAATTAAGATGTGCAAGCAACTTCATGCACTTTCCATCAAATATGGAATTTATTCTGATTTCTATGTAATAAACAGCCTACTAGATGGATACGGAAAGTGTAACTACATAGGTGAAGCTTCAAAAATATTTGAAGAACGAACTTGGGAAGATTTGGTGGCTTACACATCAATGATAACAGCATATTCTCAATATGGGGATGGAGAGGAGGCTTTGAAGCTATATCTGCAAATGCAACATGCAGATATCAAGCCAGATGCATTTGTCTGCAGTTCTCTTTTAAATGCTTGTTCAAATCTGTCTGCGTATGAACAAGGGAAACAATTACATGTCCATACCATCAAGTTTGGATTTATGTCTGATATTTTTGCAAGCAATTCCCTGGTTAATATGTATGCAAAATGTGGAAGCATAGAGGATGCTGGTCGCGCCTTTTCTGAGATACCAAAGAGAGGAATAGTCTCATGGTCTGCAATGATTGGGGGGTTGGCTCAACATGGCCAAGGTAAACAGGCTCTTCAGTTGTTCAGTCAAATGCTTGAAGATGGTGTGCCGCCCAATCATATTACTTTAGTAAGTGTTCTTTATGCATGTAATCATTGTGGGTTGGTAAATGAGGGAAAGCAGTATTTTGAAACAATGGAAGAAAAATTTGGTATTAAACCTACACAAGAGCATTATGCTTGTATGATTGATCTACTTGGACGATCAGGGAAATTGAATGAAGCAATGGAACTCGTAAATTCCATTTCATTTGAAGCTGATGCCTCAGTTTGGGGGGCGCTTCTTGGAGCAGCAAGAATCCATAAAAACGTAGAAGTTGGTCAGAAAGCTGCAGAGATGCTTTTTGGTCTTGAGCCAGAGAAATCCGGTACCCANNNNNNNNNNNNNNNNNNNNGTTGCAAAGGTTAG
- the LOC107646106 gene encoding SKP1-like protein 11 gives MDKWPSSNRYSLKAALMINYDPVGPSLCLPLMGSPLKKIMLCSSEKEIFSVEEQVMVQHSVIINNMIEDGSYNHEESKIPLDCVDSKTLKKVIDYCTHHTHHQNDNQEDLEAWDAQFLNVDSNGLYDLLMAANYLEIRNLLDLIYGTIKNMIKGKKIDEIRRIFNIKDHGFTPEEEEQNRKEYPHFY, from the exons ATGGATAAGTGGCCTTCTTCCAACC GCTATTCTTTAAAAGCTGCTTTGATGATTAACTATGACCCAGTTGGACCATCTCTCTGTCTACCAT tgaTGGGTTCCCCGTTGAAGAAGATCATGCTATGCAGTTCGGAGAAGGAGATTTTCAGCGTGGAAGAACAAGTGATGGTGCAACATTCGGTGATCATAAACAACATGATCGAAGATGGGTCGTACAACCATGAAGAGAGCAAGATTCCATTGGATTGCGTTGACTCCAAGACTCTCAAGAAGGTCATCGATTATTGTACACACCACACTCACCACCAGAACGACAACCAAGAAGATCTTGAGGCTTGGGATGCTCAATTTCTCAATGTTGATTCTAACGGCCTTTATGATTTGTTGATG GCAGCAAATTATCTTGAGATTAGAAATCTCTTGGATCTGATATACGGAACTATAAAAAATATGATAAAGGGAAAGAAAATAGATGAGATACGCAGAATCTTCAACATCAAAGATCATGGCTTCACTCCTGAAGAGGAAGAACAAAATCGCAAGGAGTACCCACATTTTTATTAG
- the LOC110263217 gene encoding pentatricopeptide repeat-containing protein At4g16835, mitochondrial-like translates to MKESNVKKEPGMSWLEVKDKVYTFIVGDRSHSRSDEIYEKLDELSDLLSKVGYRPIIDIDLHNVNQSEKEKLLYHHSEKLAVAFGLIATSPGAPIRVKKNLRVCVDCHTFFKFVCKIVSREIIVRDINRFHHFKDGSCSCGDYW, encoded by the coding sequence ATGAAGGAGAGCAATGTAAAGAAGGAGCCTGGAATGAGTTGGCTTGAGGTCAAAGACAAGGTATATACGTTCATTGTTGGAGACAGAAGTCATTCTAGAAGTGATGAAATATATGAAAAACTAGATGAATTGAGTGATCTTCTAAGTAAAGTTGGATATAGGCCCATCATAGACATCGATTTACATAACGTGAACCAAAGTGAAAAGGAGAAGCTATTATATCACCATAGTGAGAAACTTGCTGTAGCCTTTGGTTTAATTGCTACATCACCTGGAGCCCCGATAAGGGTGAAGAAGAATCTACGAGTTTGTGTTGATTGCCACACCTTTTTCAAATTTGTATGCAAAATTGTGTCGCGGGAAATTATTGTCAGAGATATTAATAGATTCCACCATTTTAAAGATGGATCATGTTCTTGTGGTGATTATTGGTAA